One region of Synechococcus elongatus PCC 11801 genomic DNA includes:
- a CDS encoding NAD(P)H dehydrogenase subunit NdhS, which yields MILPGAVVRVTNPSDIYYGYQGYVQRLSRGKVAVLFEGGNWDKLVTFRLSEVAPV from the coding sequence ATGATTTTGCCCGGTGCTGTCGTTCGCGTTACCAACCCCAGCGACATCTATTACGGCTATCAAGGCTATGTGCAACGCCTCAGCCGTGGCAAAGTTGCTGTCCTGTTTGAAGGCGGCAATTGGGACAAACTCGTCACATTCCGACTGTCGGAAGTTGCCCCCGTCTAG
- the speD gene encoding adenosylmethionine decarboxylase, which translates to MTSFYLEQETFEPPGAVGTHCILELYGCPAELLNDADQIQANLRAAATQAGATLLQETCHRFEPQGVTALALLAESHISIHTWPESGYAAVDVFTCGSHTQPETACQYLVEAFRSRQYTLHSLRRQPPASIREVSREPVAV; encoded by the coding sequence ATGACCTCGTTCTACCTCGAGCAAGAAACCTTTGAGCCGCCAGGAGCTGTTGGAACCCACTGCATTTTGGAGCTCTATGGCTGTCCAGCCGAGCTGCTCAATGATGCCGACCAGATCCAAGCCAATTTGCGAGCTGCTGCGACCCAAGCAGGGGCAACGCTCTTACAGGAAACCTGCCACCGTTTTGAGCCTCAAGGGGTCACAGCATTGGCTTTGCTCGCTGAATCCCATATTTCAATTCATACTTGGCCTGAATCTGGCTACGCTGCCGTCGACGTGTTTACCTGCGGCAGTCATACTCAGCCAGAAACTGCCTGCCAATACTTAGTCGAAGCCTTTCGATCGCGACAATACACGCTGCACTCTTTGCGACGACAACCCCCCGCTTCAATTCGGGAAGTCAGTCGCGAGCCTGTTGCTGTCTAA
- the cutA gene encoding divalent-cation tolerance protein CutA, whose translation MAEPSPLVETPDLRLLLTTVATEAEAQQLAQAAVEAGLAACVSITPIQSCYRWQGAIALDTEQQLSFKTTADRLESLQQWLQAQHPYDLPECLVLTPIASSAAYGDWLRSSLS comes from the coding sequence ATGGCTGAACCCAGTCCACTGGTTGAGACTCCTGATCTGCGCTTACTCCTCACGACGGTAGCCACAGAAGCGGAGGCACAGCAGTTAGCGCAAGCTGCCGTGGAAGCAGGACTTGCTGCCTGCGTCAGCATCACACCGATCCAATCCTGCTATCGCTGGCAAGGGGCGATCGCCCTAGACACGGAACAGCAACTTAGCTTCAAAACCACAGCAGATCGACTCGAAAGCCTGCAGCAATGGCTCCAAGCGCAGCATCCCTATGATCTGCCGGAATGCCTGGTGCTGACACCGATCGCGAGCAGTGCTGCCTACGGTGATTGGCTCCGCTCTAGCCTCTCCTGA
- a CDS encoding valine--pyruvate transaminase, giving the protein MSLESLSRYGRQMSQLTGVRAIMKDIIETLRSGQGQTFINLSAGNPVVLPEVEQLWRDCTADLLSSSEYGQVVGRYGTSQGYEPLIAAIIQEFQQRYGWSISDRNILITPGSQSLYFLAANAFGGWAEDGSLRKILLPLSPDYTGYGGVCLEPQAVVAVRPQIERLGDHRFKYRPDFENLQIGADTGMLLFSRPCNPTGNVISDAELERLATLAAAQNVPVFVDSAYAPPFPGLNFTEMTPYFGDNIVHCLSLSKAGLPGERLGIAIGPESVIQVLEAFQTNLCIHSSRYGQAIAARAIASGRLTAIAETVIRPYYAAKFARVERQLDALLPDSLPWRLHQGEGGIFAWLWLEEAPLDDWQIYQQLKQAGVIVVPGSSFFPGLREDWAHTRQCLRISLAAEDHELDTGMERLATTVQQIYRQAPIPA; this is encoded by the coding sequence ATGTCCCTAGAATCGCTCAGCCGCTACGGGCGGCAGATGTCTCAGCTCACGGGCGTGCGCGCCATCATGAAGGACATCATTGAGACCTTGCGATCGGGGCAAGGCCAAACTTTTATCAATCTCAGTGCTGGTAATCCAGTTGTTCTACCCGAGGTCGAGCAACTATGGCGCGACTGTACCGCCGATCTCCTCAGCAGTTCTGAATATGGTCAAGTAGTCGGTCGCTACGGCACCAGCCAAGGCTATGAGCCGCTGATCGCTGCCATCATTCAGGAGTTCCAGCAACGCTATGGCTGGTCAATCAGCGATCGCAACATCCTAATTACGCCCGGCAGTCAATCGCTCTACTTCTTGGCTGCCAATGCCTTTGGGGGCTGGGCCGAAGATGGAAGTCTCCGCAAAATCCTCTTGCCCCTCAGTCCCGACTACACCGGCTACGGCGGGGTTTGCCTAGAGCCTCAAGCGGTGGTTGCCGTGCGGCCTCAAATTGAGCGGCTTGGCGACCATCGCTTCAAATATCGTCCCGACTTCGAGAATTTGCAGATTGGCGCCGATACGGGCATGCTGCTGTTCTCGCGACCCTGTAATCCCACGGGCAATGTGATTAGCGATGCGGAATTGGAACGTCTGGCAACCCTTGCGGCTGCGCAGAATGTGCCGGTGTTTGTCGATTCAGCCTACGCACCGCCTTTCCCAGGGCTGAATTTTACAGAGATGACGCCCTATTTTGGCGACAATATCGTCCATTGCCTCAGCCTCTCAAAAGCTGGTTTGCCGGGGGAACGCCTGGGTATTGCGATCGGCCCTGAGTCCGTGATTCAGGTGCTCGAAGCCTTCCAGACTAACCTCTGTATTCACTCGTCTCGCTATGGTCAAGCGATCGCGGCACGGGCGATCGCCTCGGGACGGTTGACCGCGATCGCAGAAACTGTGATTCGACCCTACTACGCAGCTAAGTTTGCACGCGTTGAACGTCAGCTCGATGCCCTCTTGCCCGATTCTCTACCCTGGCGCTTGCATCAAGGTGAAGGCGGAATTTTTGCTTGGCTCTGGCTGGAAGAAGCACCGCTGGATGATTGGCAAATCTATCAACAACTCAAACAAGCGGGCGTGATTGTGGTGCCGGGCAGTTCCTTCTTCCCAGGGCTGCGTGAGGATTGGGCCCATACGCGCCAGTGTCTGCGGATCAGCTTAGCCGCCGAAGATCACGAATTGGATACGGGCATGGAGCGTCTTGCCACCACCGTGCAGCAAATTTACCGTCAAGCCCCTATTCCCGCCTAA
- the gshA gene encoding glutamate--cysteine ligase, whose translation MQLTKGFEVEVYTGTPDGQIVGLSDRICSDLQGFMREPDNRNVEYTTPPRPCYDRLLLDLLEPRRRLRTYLQQQGGYTLIPGSTLALSGSDRFYRSDPTNPYHDFIEKTYGTTVVTASIHINIGLSDPETILKACRLVRLEAPLYLALSASSPFLNGQVTGSHSSRWQLFPKTPSEVPLFESHAHFIRWTEDQLAVGSMQNVRHLWSAVRPNGDRRPYKINRLELRICDLVVNPLDLLAITALLEARIQQLLEQPNLDPLIASQLTPAELVQLSDANEVAAARHSLDATLQHWQDGRAITARDWIESLYETVFPLAKTRGYSCFLLPIQRLLRDGNLAQQWLRQVEAGATPEAVMVEAIATMAAEEQELAEKIYGVACSVS comes from the coding sequence GTGCAGCTGACGAAAGGATTTGAAGTCGAAGTCTACACTGGCACCCCCGATGGGCAGATCGTTGGTCTTTCCGATCGCATCTGTAGCGATTTGCAGGGTTTTATGCGGGAGCCTGACAACCGCAATGTCGAATACACGACCCCGCCACGCCCCTGCTATGACCGACTTCTCTTAGATCTCTTAGAACCGCGTCGACGCCTGCGCACCTATCTCCAACAGCAGGGCGGCTACACCTTGATTCCAGGCAGCACCCTTGCCCTATCGGGGAGCGATCGCTTCTACCGCTCCGACCCCACCAACCCCTATCACGACTTCATCGAAAAGACCTACGGCACCACTGTGGTGACCGCCAGCATTCATATCAATATTGGTTTGAGTGATCCTGAAACGATCCTCAAAGCCTGCCGCTTGGTTCGGCTCGAGGCTCCACTCTATCTAGCTCTCAGTGCCTCTTCGCCTTTCTTGAACGGACAGGTCACGGGTTCCCACTCCAGTCGTTGGCAGTTATTCCCCAAGACGCCGTCTGAAGTGCCGCTCTTTGAAAGCCATGCCCACTTCATCCGCTGGACCGAAGATCAGCTGGCGGTAGGCAGTATGCAAAACGTGCGTCATCTCTGGAGTGCTGTGCGCCCCAATGGCGACCGCCGTCCCTACAAAATCAATCGACTGGAGCTGCGGATCTGCGATCTGGTCGTCAATCCGCTGGATCTGTTGGCCATTACCGCACTCCTCGAAGCCCGTATTCAACAACTCTTGGAACAGCCGAATCTCGATCCTTTAATTGCTAGCCAACTGACCCCTGCAGAACTCGTGCAACTGAGCGATGCCAATGAAGTCGCGGCAGCACGGCATAGTCTGGATGCAACTTTGCAGCACTGGCAAGATGGTCGCGCGATCACGGCTCGTGACTGGATTGAAAGTCTCTACGAAACGGTGTTTCCTCTGGCGAAGACTCGAGGCTATAGCTGCTTCTTGCTACCGATTCAGCGCCTACTGCGGGACGGCAACCTTGCACAGCAGTGGTTGCGACAGGTCGAAGCCGGAGCCACACCTGAAGCGGTGATGGTTGAGGCGATCGCCACAATGGCTGCCGAAGAACAGGAACTGGCTGAGAAGATCTACGGGGTTGCCTGCTCGGTTTCGTAA
- the ppc gene encoding phosphoenolpyruvate carboxylase: MSAALQSSDDAFRTVTSEIATDLDLSSPLEFYLRHRLTVVEELWEVVLRQECGQELVDILTQLRDLTSPEGQAPEVGGEALVQVIETLELGDAIRAARAFALYFQLINIVEQHYEQTQYQLAYERSRLEPLPEPDESPDALHPIEIPQHQLDPFAAVIPLNQDPATFQTLFPRLRQLNVPPQMIQDLTDRLDIRLVFTAHPTEIVRHTIRDKQRRIAYLLHQLDELEAGKNRGLRELEIQNIRQQLTEEIRLWWRTDELHQFKPTVLDEVDYALHYFQEVLFDAIPLLYQRFRLALQGTFPNLQPPRYNFCQFGSWVGSDRDGNPAVTSAVTWQTACYQRSLVLDRYITAVEHLRNVLSLSMHWSEVLPELLSSLEQESMLFPETYEELAVRYRQEPYRLKLSYILERLHNTRDRNTRLQQQQEKEATPPLPEYRDGTLYQTGAAFLEDLQLIQRNLEQTGLSCYELEKLICQVEIFGFNLVHLDIRQESSRHSDAINEICEYLQILHQPYNELSEAERTTWLVQELQTRRPLVPARMPFSEATREVIETLRMVKQLQEEFGEAACQTYIISMSRELSDLLEVLLLAKEVGLYDPVTGKSSLQVIPLFETVEDLQNAPRVMTALFELPFYTRLNPTQAEPLQEVMLGYSDSNKDSGFLSSNWEIHKAQKALGTVARDHHVKLRIFHGRGGSVGRGGGPAYEAILAQPGRTTDGRIKITEQGEVLASKYALPELALYNLETITTAVIQSSLLGSGFDDIEPWNQIMEELAARSRRHYRSLVYEQPDLVDFFNQVTPIEEISKLQISSRPARRKTGKRDLGSLRAIPWVFSWTQSRFLLPSWYGVGTALQEFLQERPEQNLNLLRYFYEKWPFFRMVISKVEMTLAKVDLQIAHHYVQELANPEDQERFERVFSQIAAEFQLTCHLVLTITNHGRLLDGDPELQRSVQLRNGTIVPLGFLQVALLKRLRQYRQQTETTGLMRSRYSKGELLRGALLTINGIAAGMRNTG, translated from the coding sequence ATGAGTGCTGCCCTCCAGTCATCCGACGATGCTTTCCGAACCGTGACCAGCGAAATTGCCACGGATTTGGATCTGTCGTCTCCGCTGGAGTTTTACCTCCGTCACCGGCTCACCGTGGTGGAAGAGCTCTGGGAGGTGGTGCTGCGCCAGGAGTGTGGCCAAGAACTCGTCGACATTCTGACCCAGTTGCGTGATCTCACCTCACCGGAAGGACAAGCGCCCGAAGTGGGTGGCGAAGCACTGGTACAGGTGATTGAGACCCTGGAACTGGGCGATGCGATTCGGGCAGCGCGGGCTTTTGCGCTCTATTTTCAGCTGATCAATATCGTTGAGCAGCACTACGAGCAAACCCAATATCAGCTTGCCTACGAGCGATCGCGACTAGAGCCACTGCCCGAACCGGATGAAAGTCCCGATGCACTCCATCCGATTGAAATTCCTCAGCATCAACTCGATCCGTTTGCAGCAGTTATTCCGCTTAATCAGGATCCGGCAACCTTTCAAACGTTGTTCCCTCGCCTGCGGCAACTCAACGTTCCGCCGCAGATGATTCAAGACCTAACCGATCGCCTCGATATTCGGCTGGTCTTCACCGCTCACCCCACGGAAATTGTCCGCCACACAATTCGCGATAAACAGCGGCGCATTGCCTACCTACTGCACCAGCTCGATGAACTAGAAGCTGGTAAAAATCGTGGGCTGCGTGAGCTCGAGATTCAAAATATTCGCCAGCAGCTCACAGAGGAAATTCGCCTGTGGTGGCGCACGGACGAGTTACATCAGTTCAAGCCAACGGTCTTGGACGAAGTCGACTATGCCTTGCACTATTTCCAAGAAGTCCTCTTTGACGCCATTCCCCTGCTCTACCAACGCTTCCGACTCGCGCTGCAGGGCACCTTCCCCAATCTGCAGCCCCCCCGTTACAACTTCTGTCAGTTTGGCTCCTGGGTCGGGTCCGATCGCGATGGCAACCCCGCGGTAACTTCTGCGGTCACGTGGCAGACAGCTTGCTATCAGCGTAGCCTTGTCCTCGACCGCTACATTACGGCGGTGGAGCATCTGCGCAATGTGCTCAGCCTCTCGATGCACTGGAGCGAAGTGCTGCCGGAGCTGCTCAGCTCTCTTGAGCAGGAGAGCATGCTCTTCCCCGAAACCTATGAGGAGCTAGCCGTCCGCTATCGCCAAGAACCCTACCGGCTCAAGCTCTCCTACATTCTGGAACGCTTGCACAACACCCGCGATCGCAATACCCGTCTCCAGCAACAGCAGGAAAAAGAGGCCACACCGCCCCTGCCGGAGTATCGCGATGGCACACTGTACCAAACGGGTGCTGCATTCCTCGAAGATCTGCAGCTGATTCAGCGCAACCTCGAACAGACAGGCCTAAGCTGCTACGAACTTGAAAAGCTGATCTGTCAAGTCGAGATCTTTGGCTTTAACTTGGTTCATCTCGACATTCGTCAGGAGAGTTCGCGTCACTCCGATGCCATCAACGAAATCTGTGAATACCTGCAGATTTTGCATCAGCCCTACAACGAGCTGAGTGAGGCAGAGCGGACGACTTGGTTGGTGCAAGAACTGCAAACCCGTCGGCCTTTGGTGCCTGCCCGCATGCCCTTCTCGGAGGCGACCCGAGAGGTGATTGAAACCCTGCGGATGGTCAAGCAACTGCAGGAAGAGTTTGGCGAAGCAGCCTGCCAAACCTACATCATCAGCATGAGTCGCGAACTGAGCGACCTGCTCGAAGTGCTTTTGCTGGCCAAGGAAGTAGGACTGTACGACCCTGTCACCGGCAAGAGTTCGCTCCAAGTAATCCCGCTGTTTGAAACGGTGGAGGACTTGCAGAATGCACCGCGGGTGATGACCGCGCTATTTGAGTTACCCTTTTACACCCGTCTTAATCCCACTCAGGCAGAACCCCTGCAAGAGGTGATGCTGGGTTACTCAGACAGCAATAAGGACTCGGGTTTCCTCAGTAGTAACTGGGAAATCCACAAGGCCCAGAAAGCACTGGGCACCGTAGCTCGCGATCACCACGTCAAACTGCGCATCTTCCATGGGCGTGGCGGATCCGTAGGACGTGGTGGCGGCCCAGCCTACGAAGCGATCTTGGCGCAGCCGGGACGGACAACAGACGGTCGGATCAAGATCACAGAACAGGGCGAGGTTTTGGCCTCGAAATATGCCCTGCCTGAACTGGCACTCTATAACCTCGAAACGATTACTACGGCAGTCATTCAGTCGAGCTTACTAGGCAGTGGCTTTGATGACATTGAGCCGTGGAACCAAATTATGGAGGAGCTGGCGGCGCGATCGCGGCGGCATTACCGCTCCTTGGTTTACGAGCAACCTGACCTCGTCGATTTCTTTAATCAAGTGACCCCGATTGAAGAGATCAGTAAGCTGCAAATCAGCTCACGGCCGGCACGACGCAAAACCGGCAAACGCGATCTTGGTAGTTTGCGAGCGATTCCTTGGGTCTTTAGCTGGACCCAGAGCCGCTTCTTGTTGCCCTCTTGGTACGGCGTTGGCACAGCTCTGCAAGAGTTCTTGCAAGAGCGGCCTGAGCAGAACCTCAATCTACTGCGCTACTTCTACGAAAAGTGGCCCTTCTTCCGCATGGTGATCTCCAAAGTGGAGATGACCCTCGCGAAAGTTGATTTGCAGATTGCTCATCACTACGTCCAAGAACTGGCCAACCCCGAAGATCAAGAGCGGTTTGAACGAGTATTTAGTCAAATTGCAGCAGAATTCCAGCTGACCTGTCACTTGGTGCTGACGATCACCAATCACGGTCGTCTACTGGATGGCGATCCAGAACTGCAGCGATCGGTGCAGCTGCGCAACGGGACGATCGTGCCGCTCGGCTTCCTGCAGGTGGCGTTGCTCAAGCGACTGCGGCAGTATCGCCAGCAAACCGAAACAACCGGTTTAATGCGATCGCGCTATAGCAAAGGAGAACTGCTGCGCGGGGCGCTGTTGACTATCAATGGCATCGCCGCTGGGATGCGCAACACAGGGTGA
- a CDS encoding AbrB family transcriptional regulator: MPKKTIPNQPLTGEALLQRVRELQDASKDQKARACGYVTITKNGRERVNSLQFLNALLEAQGITLDNELKLGRGRTGRSPSFRVSVQDNGNLLVGAAYTRKMGAKPGDAFTISLGRKQIKLQKVSEDGSEDTEE, encoded by the coding sequence ATGCCCAAAAAGACAATTCCTAACCAACCCTTGACGGGTGAAGCATTATTACAGCGGGTCCGGGAGCTCCAAGATGCGAGCAAGGATCAAAAAGCACGAGCCTGTGGATATGTGACCATCACGAAGAATGGTCGTGAGCGGGTCAATTCCTTGCAATTCCTCAACGCTTTGCTCGAAGCTCAAGGCATCACACTCGACAATGAACTGAAGTTAGGTCGCGGTCGTACGGGTCGCAGTCCTAGTTTCCGTGTCAGTGTGCAAGACAACGGTAATCTGCTCGTTGGTGCAGCTTACACACGGAAAATGGGTGCTAAACCCGGGGATGCCTTCACTATCAGCTTGGGTCGCAAGCAAATCAAACTGCAAAAAGTCTCTGAGGATGGCTCCGAAGACACGGAAGAATAG
- a CDS encoding alpha/beta hydrolase has translation MPASRGQPVRGAVWAFLTGITLVSASTPAIAAERVTLLAGAWARSVEIQDLRSLATTGEASGFLQDALRYGRLQPKTVQTALNLSIPLSPVLADRLLYSPLGGLLLDRIGQIISPRVSGQNGRQALRGAIVQSVARDSRFTLLELLENYPTDARLDLLKIQQLQQDLAQLGRLPF, from the coding sequence TTGCCAGCGAGCCGTGGTCAGCCGGTGCGTGGTGCAGTCTGGGCTTTCCTCACTGGCATCACGCTTGTCTCAGCCAGTACCCCGGCGATCGCTGCCGAGCGTGTCACCCTTCTTGCCGGTGCCTGGGCACGATCAGTTGAGATTCAAGACCTGCGATCGCTGGCGACAACTGGAGAAGCCTCGGGTTTTCTACAAGATGCCCTGCGCTACGGCAGACTCCAACCTAAAACGGTGCAGACGGCTCTCAATCTCTCCATCCCACTTTCACCAGTCCTCGCCGATCGCCTGCTCTACTCCCCCCTGGGCGGTCTGCTGCTCGATCGCATCGGACAGATTATCTCCCCGCGGGTTTCCGGACAAAACGGTCGGCAGGCACTGCGGGGAGCAATTGTGCAGTCTGTGGCTCGCGATAGTCGCTTCACGCTCTTGGAATTGCTGGAAAACTATCCCACCGATGCCCGACTAGATTTACTGAAAATTCAGCAATTGCAACAGGATTTAGCGCAGCTCGGTCGGCTACCGTTCTAG
- the rimM gene encoding ribosome maturation factor RimM (Essential for efficient processing of 16S rRNA), translated as MPESTTLETAWLTIGQIVAPQGLRGEMRVNPSSDFPERFLVPGPRWLRRPRQAEPEVVELERGRAIAGKNLYIVQLAGVTSREQAEALRGCELLVPASDRPQLEEGEFHVLDLVDLTVIDQVSGTPLGTVRDVISAGNDLLVVELADGREVYIPFVEAIVPVVDLEQQQIEVTPPPGLLDL; from the coding sequence ATGCCTGAATCCACCACGTTAGAAACCGCTTGGCTCACAATCGGGCAAATCGTTGCCCCTCAAGGGTTGCGTGGGGAAATGCGCGTCAATCCCAGCAGTGATTTCCCAGAGCGCTTTTTGGTACCTGGTCCGCGCTGGCTGCGTCGACCCCGTCAAGCAGAGCCTGAGGTTGTGGAACTAGAACGCGGTCGGGCGATCGCGGGCAAAAATCTCTACATCGTGCAACTAGCCGGTGTAACCAGTCGTGAACAAGCGGAAGCCCTACGGGGGTGTGAACTGCTTGTCCCCGCTAGCGATCGCCCCCAGCTCGAAGAGGGTGAATTTCACGTCTTAGATCTTGTTGACCTCACGGTGATCGATCAAGTCAGTGGCACCCCTTTAGGAACCGTGCGAGATGTAATCAGCGCCGGCAATGATTTGCTCGTGGTTGAACTGGCTGATGGACGCGAGGTCTATATCCCGTTTGTTGAGGCGATTGTTCCCGTAGTTGATCTGGAGCAGCAGCAAATTGAAGTGACGCCACCCCCCGGACTACTTGACCTGTAG
- a CDS encoding DUF3370 family protein encodes MRPFLPCCLSALTLSLFTTLTASVALAQTIPIQSPVRRLEGQFNTTPVLHSNQPEIVRSEGILIDTGPGVGHVSGSDLNRAPAGLRTIPNPTYAFNGPFGLHLHHVYRPSDTTKFGGVRDRGLLYVGVIATNFSDQPVRLGFQEGSLNTSFESPFFTQTLGVFPNSRLNYKSGPGDAAALSLLAGKRDWRLPAALVLPPRSRSLLFSLPIAARGSATVLARGFSEGPVHFAVVATDHNPDPNAFFSVLDRRILAEGRTYLADLQQIHHRQVFSRVGGVAQGDRYEANVEANLQQPLHVPLTTTWKKHFGTQELQANALLTRMPDSALENIGTYGVEYVLNFRLRGQGMQRLLFSTLPEANNFLAFRGTLRIDFQGQTDYVHLAQRSGTTDTLYQFQMPPSGEADLRVSLVYPPDSTPGHLLSIVPESDYARLMPGTLPVSAALSSPLVPLIP; translated from the coding sequence ATGCGCCCCTTTCTTCCTTGCTGTTTGTCGGCCTTAACCCTATCGCTGTTTACCACCCTGACGGCCTCAGTCGCGCTAGCGCAAACGATTCCAATTCAAAGTCCCGTCCGACGCTTGGAAGGACAATTCAACACCACACCGGTACTGCATTCCAATCAGCCAGAAATTGTCCGGTCTGAAGGCATTCTGATTGATACAGGGCCAGGCGTCGGCCATGTCAGCGGATCTGATCTCAATCGGGCTCCCGCTGGTTTACGGACAATTCCCAATCCGACCTATGCCTTCAATGGCCCATTTGGATTGCACTTGCATCACGTCTATCGTCCCAGTGACACAACCAAATTCGGTGGGGTGCGCGATCGTGGTTTGCTCTATGTCGGGGTGATTGCTACTAATTTCAGTGATCAGCCCGTCCGCCTTGGCTTTCAAGAAGGCAGCCTGAACACGTCGTTTGAGAGTCCTTTTTTCACCCAAACCTTGGGGGTCTTTCCCAACAGTCGCCTGAACTATAAATCCGGTCCAGGGGATGCGGCTGCTCTGTCCTTGTTGGCCGGGAAACGCGACTGGCGCTTGCCTGCTGCCCTCGTCCTGCCACCGCGATCACGGAGTTTACTCTTCTCCTTGCCGATCGCGGCACGGGGATCCGCCACTGTATTAGCGCGGGGTTTCAGTGAGGGTCCAGTTCACTTTGCGGTAGTCGCCACCGATCACAACCCTGACCCCAATGCCTTTTTCTCTGTCCTCGATCGCCGCATCCTTGCGGAAGGTCGCACCTATCTCGCGGATCTACAGCAAATTCATCATCGCCAAGTCTTTAGCCGAGTTGGCGGCGTTGCCCAGGGCGATCGCTACGAGGCCAATGTCGAGGCTAATCTTCAGCAACCGCTGCATGTGCCGCTGACAACAACTTGGAAGAAACACTTTGGCACTCAGGAATTGCAAGCCAATGCGCTCCTGACGCGAATGCCCGATTCCGCTCTTGAAAACATTGGCACCTACGGTGTTGAGTATGTCCTCAACTTCCGGTTGCGCGGACAAGGAATGCAGCGACTCCTCTTCAGCACCCTGCCAGAGGCCAACAATTTCCTCGCCTTCCGTGGCACCTTGCGCATCGACTTTCAGGGGCAAACCGACTACGTCCATCTGGCGCAGCGATCGGGAACCACCGATACGCTCTATCAGTTCCAGATGCCCCCGTCTGGTGAGGCTGACTTACGGGTGAGTCTGGTCTATCCACCGGATTCCACTCCGGGGCATTTGCTTAGCATTGTGCCCGAGTCGGACTATGCCCGCTTGATGCCCGGAACCTTACCGGTCAGCGCTGCGCTGAGCTCACCCTTGGTACCGCTGATTCCTTAA
- the recF gene encoding DNA replication/repair protein RecF (All proteins in this family for which functions are known are DNA-binding proteins that assist the filamentation of RecA onto DNA for the initiation of recombination or recombinational repair.) has product MFLHSLHLQHFRNYRDQTVQFQAPKTILLGENAQGKTNLLEAVELFSTLRSHRVSRDRDLVQSGAASALLTAVVERDSGEQQLQLQLQHQGRRRVQRDGEVLRRQLDLLGSLCSVQFSSLDLDLVRGGPQQRRDWLDRLLIQLQPVYAHLQQQYGRVLRQRNALLRRSESLDLALLNPLNWQLTQLGVHIMRRRSRAIQRLAPLATHWHREISGQREQLVVTYQPNVPVPDDPEAATLWQEQMLAQIEARRPAEAAQRTSLVGPHRDDLSLSIDGTEARLQASQGQQRTLVLSLKLAELELIEAVLGEPPLLLLDDVLAELDLRRQQQLLEAIANRFQTLITTTHLSAFDPTWVQTAQILTVQSGHLQSEAALPVPSSVSLHRSPDS; this is encoded by the coding sequence ATGTTCTTGCATAGCCTTCATCTTCAACACTTCCGCAACTATCGCGATCAAACGGTGCAGTTCCAAGCCCCGAAGACGATTCTGCTGGGGGAGAACGCTCAGGGCAAAACAAACCTCCTTGAAGCAGTCGAATTGTTCTCGACTTTGCGATCGCACCGCGTCAGTCGCGATCGCGATTTAGTCCAAAGCGGCGCAGCTTCCGCGCTGTTGACAGCGGTGGTGGAGCGCGACAGCGGCGAGCAACAGCTACAACTGCAGCTGCAGCACCAGGGACGTCGGCGCGTGCAGCGGGATGGCGAAGTCCTGCGGCGGCAGCTCGATCTTCTGGGCTCTCTCTGCAGTGTTCAATTTTCCTCCCTCGATCTGGACCTCGTGCGGGGTGGCCCCCAGCAACGTCGCGACTGGCTCGATCGCCTGCTGATTCAACTGCAGCCGGTCTACGCCCATCTGCAACAGCAATACGGGCGGGTGTTGCGGCAGCGCAATGCCCTGCTGCGGCGATCGGAATCCTTGGATCTGGCCTTACTCAACCCGCTCAACTGGCAACTGACGCAGCTTGGGGTTCACATCATGCGGCGGCGATCGCGGGCGATTCAACGCTTAGCCCCGTTGGCGACCCACTGGCACCGGGAGATCAGTGGCCAACGGGAGCAACTGGTGGTGACTTATCAGCCCAACGTGCCAGTCCCCGATGACCCAGAGGCAGCGACGCTGTGGCAAGAGCAGATGCTGGCGCAGATCGAAGCTCGTCGTCCGGCAGAAGCAGCCCAACGGACCAGCCTTGTTGGGCCCCATCGTGATGATCTCAGCCTGAGCATCGATGGTACAGAAGCTCGTTTGCAGGCGTCGCAGGGGCAGCAACGCACCCTCGTGTTATCGCTCAAGCTGGCGGAGCTAGAGTTAATCGAAGCCGTCTTGGGCGAACCACCCCTGCTGTTGCTCGATGATGTCTTGGCAGAACTGGATTTACGGCGACAGCAACAGCTGCTGGAAGCGATCGCTAACCGTTTTCAGACGCTGATTACCACCACCCACCTCTCAGCGTTTGATCCGACTTGGGTGCAGACAGCTCAAATCCTTACGGTTCAGTCGGGTCACTTGCAGTCTGAAGCGGCGTTGCCGGTCCCAAGCAGCGTGTCCCTCCATAGGTCCCCGGATAGTTAA